The Huiozyma naganishii CBS 8797 chromosome 3, complete genome genome contains a region encoding:
- the TPK1 gene encoding cAMP-dependent protein kinase catalytic subunit TPK1 (similar to Saccharomyces cerevisiae TPK1 (YJL164C) and TPK3 (YKL166C); ancestral locus Anc_1.182) has translation MYLDPQKKNEVRTLNLPQMDEHSAHFHQHSSGHEEVPDRGENASTLEARLEQSLQMKEGEEEKSDGTRQQKRDYPNFEGRKTSGKYTLNDFKILRTLGTGSFGRVHLIRSNHNGRFYALKVLKKQTIVKLKQVEHTNDERLMLSVVSHPFLVRMWGTFQDSQQVFMVMDYIEGGELFSLLRKSQRFPTPVAKFYAAEVCLALEYLHNLDIIYRDLKPENILLDKNGHIKITDFGFAKYVPDVTYTLCGTPDYIAPEVMSTKPYNKSVDWWSFGVLIYEMLAGHTPFYDSNAMKTYENILNAKLKFPSFFHDDVKDLLTRLINRDLSQRLGNLQNGTEDVKSHVWFSEVIWEKLLTRNIETPYEPPVQQGQGDTSQFDRYPEEEINYGTEGDDPYGSLFTDF, from the coding sequence atgtaccTGGATCCGCAGAAAAAGAACGAGGTCAGGACTTTGAATCTACCGCAGATGGATGAGCACAGTGCGCACTTCCATCAGCACAGTTCGGGACACGAGGAGGTCCCGGACCGGGGGGAAAATGCGAGCACGTTGGAGGCAAGATTGGAGCAGTCGTTGCAGATGAAGGAGggtgaggaggagaaaagTGACGGAACGAGGCAGCAGAAGAGGGATTATCCGAACTTTGAAGGCAGAAAGACTTCTGGGAAGTACACGTTGAACGACTTTAAGATTCTAAGGACTCTCGGGACTGGCTCCTTTGGGAGAGTCCATTTGATAAGATCAAACCATAACGGAAGGTTCTAcgctttgaaagtgttgaagaaacagacGATTGTCAAGTTGAAGCAAGTGGAACATACGAACGACGAGAGGTTGATGCTTTCTGTAGTGTCGCATCCATTTCTCGTGAGGATGTGGGGGACTTTCCAGGATTCACAACAGGTGTTCATGGTCATGGACTACATCGAAGGTGGTGAGTTGTTCTCCTTGCTAAGGAAATCCCAAAGGTTCCCTACACCTGTCGCTAAATTCTACGCTGCAGAGGTATGCCTTGCGTTGGAGTACCTGCATAACCTGGACATAATATACAGAGACTTGAAACCAGAGAATATTCTGCTGGACAAGAACGGGCACATCAAGATCACGGACTTTGGGTTTGCCAAATACGTGCCCGATGTAACATACACTCTATGTGGTACCCCAGACTACATTGCACCTGAGGTGATGAGCACGAAACCGTACAACAAGTCTGTCGACTGGTGGAGTTTCGGCGTGCTAATCTACGAGATGCTGGCTGGCCACACACCGTTTTACGACTCGAACGCGATGAAGACATACGAAAATATCTTGAACGCGAAACTCAAATTCCCAAGTTTCTTCCACGACGACGTGAAGGACCTCCTGACGCGGCTCATCAACAGGGATCTGTCACAGCGATTAGGTAACTTACAAAACGGAACCGAGGACGTAAAGAGCCATGTCTGGTTCAGCGAGGTGATTTGGGAGAAACTACTGACAAGAAACATAGAGACACCGTACGAACCACCCGTGCAACAGGGCCAGGGGGACACTTCTCAATTTGATAGATACCctgaagaagagatcaacTACGGCACAGAGGGCGACGACCCGTACGGTTCCTTATTCACCGATTTCTGA